From a single Lolium rigidum isolate FL_2022 chromosome 7, APGP_CSIRO_Lrig_0.1, whole genome shotgun sequence genomic region:
- the LOC124675051 gene encoding WRKY transcription factor WRKY51-like has protein sequence MMTMDLMGRYGRAEEQVAIQEAAAAGLRGMEHLILQLSRTGTTEDGSSSETPGQPQHPQQQAVDCREITDMTVSKFKKVISILNHRTGHARFRRGPVVAQSQGPSVSEPPPAPARAASSLASRPVTLDFGSRTAAAGYGMSMSSKDAGYSVSAASSSFLSSVTTGEGSVSNGRGGGSSLMLPPPPSASCGKPPLASAASGPKRKCHDHAHSENVGGAAGGRCHCSKRRKSRVKRMTRVPAISSKAAEIPADDFSWRKYGQKPIKGSPYPRGYYKCSTVRGCPARKHVERDPSDPAMLIVTYEGEHRHTPADQEPLPELQHKL, from the exons ATGATGACCATGGATCTGATGGGGAGGTACGGCCGCGCGGAGGAGCAGGTGGCCATCCAGGAGGCGGCCGCGGCGGGGCTGCGCGGGATGGAGCACCTCATCCTGCAGCTCTCCCGGACAGGCACCACCGAGGACGGCTCGTCCTCGGAGACCCCGGGGCAGCCACAGCACCCGCAGCAGCAGGCGGTGGACTGCCGGGAGATCACCGATATGACGGTGTCCAAGTTCAAGAAGGTGATCTCCATCCTCAACCACCGCACGGGCCACGCGCGGTTccggcgcggccccgtggtggcgCAGTCCCAGGGCCCCTCCGTGTCCGAgccaccgccggcgccggccaGGGCGGCGTCGTCGCTGGCGTCGAGGCCCGTGACGCTGGACTTCGGCAGCAGGACGGCGGCGGCCGGGTACGGGATGAGCATGAGCAGCAAGGACGCCGGGTACAGCGTGTCGGCCGCCAGCTCGTCGTtcctgtcgtcggtgacgaccggcGAAGGGAGCGTGTCCaacgggcgcggcggcgggtcCTCGCTGAtgctcccgccgccgccctcggcCAGCTGCGGGAAGCCGCCGCTGGCGTCCGCCGCATCAGGGCCGAAGCGCAAGTGCCACGACCACGCGCACTCCGAGAACGTCGGCGGCGCCGCAGGTGGACGCTGCCACTGCTCCAAGCGCAG GAAGTCCCGTGTGAAGCGGATGACCCGCGTTCCGGCGATCAGCTCTAAGGCGGCGGAGATCCCGGCGGACGACTTCTCGTGGCGCAAGTACGGGCAGAAGCCCATCAAGGGATCACCATACCCACG CGGGTACTACAAGTGCAGCACGGTTCGCGGTTGCCCGGCGCGGAAGCACGTGGAGCGCGACCCCAGCGACCCGGCCATGCTCATCGTGACCTACGAGGGCGAGCACCGCCACACCCCCGCCGACCAGGAGCCGCTCCCGGAGCTGCAGCACAAGCTCTGA